A single window of Carassius auratus strain Wakin chromosome 9, ASM336829v1, whole genome shotgun sequence DNA harbors:
- the LOC113108378 gene encoding microtubule-associated protein 2-like isoform X2 — MADGRQPEDSGPQWSSPGAQGSSSPGGHGENGFSSTYRTCQPGGAHAGSAAPYTKENGFNGDLTSGHAVTAEQVSARIVQEVTAEAVAVLKGEQELHPDTAVRLPSVEDSANLPPSPPPSPAAEHFGPLDQDVGDEEEAGPLRRFQNSRERCKFLAPSISVSVPEDDPYHSDEEYYEHPLFSPEWTRSGSRPPGQAAAFRQIEEETIESLSAAEEEEEEPSEAAATAAALEEEEEEEEQWSGEEPEQEPPSELLERAEVIGEAQALPGLQAEVHTQAATAADESTNGRAEEAGGQESPAEAVKMEAERPGSERTDPIGMDFTESAMHLDDELPSYQSIARDTDMPESPFAGTCPMEDFGVPPSDQGHAKEPCEAPTEKPDVQSGAVKQPSTETCDSSNIHEVKPEQIEDKQMEITTGDMKDKSGMSAYFETTTIKTDASGSQGEGYYELSAKSEEQNDSVGDLPLPEISYSTLAQTHSLEVQPDLPKSGPDTLHTALPVDRRDDCRLSPGKLALDQRSYSLNITIGAMDHGDAQGHPRNFSPLATDIMSHTSGSLDESADYLPVTTPSLEKLPQFPPLILETTASTTTPSSSPPQETATDVKTSPQSESPESPVQAKSCYKNGTVMAPDLPEMLDLAGTRSRLTSDNTDPEIMRRKSVPMDMSSLVSDSLSHLFKGDQCQMATKREMQLEEQGYCVFSEYSGPMPSPADVHSPMDSSSQIFNTVISEEKETGLIAFGQQECPSTEDLKPTEVVTPQGKLEEEKPKYEESFEIESKPSEKPHAETEQEESDILKTEYLEETKSPTLPDNEKGQLDKQAETFITPKVMVTLEEAKPDFDTGFTLAAETEAEIADYERQIRKLEMEDRPLSVEEERELQELREKVKNKPDLVHQEAYEEIDAEDAYQLTGAAKDRIARPIRPSPASSVESATDEEKMLVSDTEKPRSPREKESLKTDPNRLSPVGSFEKYFREERPSEQEVKQKDSVQPLKEKVAEEKLEPASSKTDEAPIDTTVTQEVEEEVELAEEPDEVMPEPKPALNVEEKPVVDTAEPDEVVVEKEEEKVVEKEQVEVEEILEGAKAAEETVEPRAAIESVVTVEDDFITVVQTIDESEVSGHSVRFSAPPEEEHPQLLQEEEEEEESVEMAQEVEMEAPSLEEAIDVPEPIEPPVCPVKEVEVPESEAPTQSYDDYKDETTIDDSILDSSWVDTQDDDKSMATEKIEPLPRVMSPVKKPPTEKPVKQRGKGTRTKGRITTPERKPVRKEPLPIQKDEMKKKKAVIKKAELTKKSDIQTCSPSRKSVLKATVRHPRPTQHHACVKRKPTVSADGRLPFSVARHSRDRASTSNPTTLTKIPTSKIWAEALLPARPNSASSFNKRSPLVEADLYGPRPSSAGPHVSLNSYAVKDGGSRSPEKRSSLPRPASILTRRPHMADQEESSTSITSSGSTAPRRPTSFRTEVKAEHRTGRSHSMTGVETARSRSARSGTSTPRTPGSTAITPGTPPSYSCRTPGTPHTPGTPKSLSLLSQEKRVAIIRTPPKSPATTPKQLRIINQPLPDLKNVKSKIGSIDNIKYQPKGGQIQIQSKKIDLSHVTSKCGSLDNIRHRPGGGNVRIESVKLDFREKAHAKVGSLENAHHTPGGGHVQIESHKLMFRDVAKARVDHGAEIVIETLRLSGGTSPHRHSHMSSSGSINMLESPQLATLADDVTAALAKQGL; from the exons AGCAAGTATCAGCGCGGATCGTGCAGGAGGTTACAGCTGAAGCGGTAGCGGTACTGAAGGGAGAGCAGGAGCTGCATCCGGACACTGCCGTCAGGCTGCCATCAG TGGAAGACTCTGCAAACCTGCCGCCCTCACCTCCTCCGTCCCCAGCAGCAGAGCATTTTGGGCCTTTGGATCAAG ATGTAGGGGATGAGGAGGAAGCAGGTCCTCTCCGCCGCTTCCAAAATTCTCGCGAGAGGTGCAAGTTCCTCGCCCCCTCCATCTCAGTGTCTGTGCCTGAGGATGACCCCTACCACTCTGACGAGGAATACTATGAGCACCCTTTATTCAGCCCAGAGTGGACGCGCTCTGGCTCTCGCCCCCCAGGGCAGGCCGCCGCGTTTAGACAGATCGAAG AGGAGACCATAGAGAGTCTCTCAGCtgcggaggaggaagaggaggagcctTCAGAAGccgcagcaacagcagcagctctagaggaagaggaggaggaggaagagcagtGGAGTGGGGAGGAGCCTGAGCAGGAACCCCCATCTGAGCTCCTAGAGCGGGCAGAGGTCATAGGCGAGGCCCAGGCTCTGCCCGGCCTGCAGGCTGAGGTTCACACACAGGCAGCTACTGCTGCTGACGAGTCCACTAATGGGAGAGCTGAGGAGGCAGGGGGGCAAGAAAGCCCTGCAGAAG CTGTGAAGATGGAAGCAGAGCGACCAGGCAGTGAAAGGACTGATCCCATTGGCATGGACTTCACTGAATCTGCAATGCATCTAGATGATGAACTCCCATCTTACCAGAGCATTGCCAGAGACACAGATATGCCAGAAAGCCCCTTTGCTGGAACATGCCCCATGGAGGATTTTGGAGTGCCTCCAAGTGACCAGGGTCATGCCAAAGAACCTTGCGAGGCTCCAACTGAAAAGCCTGATGTACAAAGTGGTGCTGTGAAACAGCCTTCAACCGAAACGTGTGACTCCAGCAATATCCATGAGGTCAAACCAGAGCAAATTGAAGACAAACAAATGGAAATAACAACTGGTGACATGAAGGACAAATCTGGGATGTCTGCTTATTTTGAGACCACTACAATTAAGACAGATGCCTCCGGGTCTCAAGGAGAAGGGTATTATGAGCTGAGTGCTAAATCAGAAGAACAGAACGACTCTGTTGGTGACCTACCACTTCCTGAAATCAGTTACAGCACCTTGGCCCAAACGCACTCTTTGGAAGTCCAACCAGATCTTCCGAAAAGTGGCCCAGACACACTACACACTGCTTTACCTGTAGACAGGAGAGATGACTGCAGATTGTCTCCTGGAAAACTGGCACTAGATCAAAGGAGTTACTCTTTAAATATCACCATTGGGGCAATGGATCATGGTGATGCCCAAGGACATCCAAGAAACTTCTCTCCGTTAGCCACTGACATCATGTCTCATACTAGTGGGAGCCTTGACGAATCTGCCGATTACCTTCCTGTTACCACTCCCTCACTAGAGAAGCTCCCACAGTTTCCACCACTGATCCTGGAGACAACTGCCTCTACCACAACTCCATCATCTTCACCTCCCCAGGAAACAGCCACTGATGTAAAGACAAGTCCACAGTCAGAGTCTCCAGAATCCCCTGTCCAAGCTAAGAGCTGTTATAAGAATGGCACCGTCATGGCCCCAGACTTGCCTGAAATGTTGGACTTGGCAGGTACTAGATCAAGGTTGACATCTGACAACACTGACCCAGAGATTATGAGAAGAAAGTCTGTCCCAATGGACATGTCTTCTCTAGTAAGTGATTCTTTATCACATTTGTTCAAAGGTGACCAGTGCCAGATGGCTACAAAGAGAGAAATGCAGTTGGAGGAGCAAGGATATTGTGTCTTTAGTGAATACTCTGGTCCCATGCCATCGCCTGCGGATGTGCACAGTCCAATGGACTCATCTTCTCAAATCTTTAACACTGTGATATCAGAGGAGAAGGAAACTGGTCTTATTGCATTTGGACAACAGGAGTGTCCCTCAACTGAAGATCTGAAACCAACAGAGGTTGTTACACCACAGGGAAAACTAGAAGAAGAAAAGCCTAAGTATGAAGAATCCTTTGAAATTGAAAGTAAACCTTCTGAGAAACCTCATGCAGAGACTGAGCAAGAGGAGTCTGATATTTTGAAGACTGAATATTTGGAAGAAACTAAGAGTCCAACTTTACCTGATAATGAGAAAGGACAGTTAGACAAACAAGCTGAAACCTTTATCACGCCGAAGGTGATGGTAACTCTGGAGGAAGCAAAGCCAGATTTTGATACAGGTTTCACACTTGCAGCTGAAACCGAAGCTGAAATAGCTGACTATGAGAGGCAAATTCGCAAATTGGAGATGGAGGACCGACCTTTGAGTGTAGAGGAGGAACGGGAGCTCCAGGAACTCAGGGAGAAAGTGAAGAATAAACCAGACCTTGTGCATCAGGAAGCTTATGAAGAGATAGATGCAGAGGATGCGTACCAGCTCACTGGAGCTGCAAAGGACAGAATTGCTCGGCCCATCAGACCATCCCCAGCATCTTCTGTAGAAAGTGCTACAGATGAGGAAAAAATGCTTGTTAGTGACACTGAAAAACCTAGATCACCACGTGAGAAAGAATCGCTTAAAACAGATCCTAATAGATTATCTCCTGTTGGGTcttttgagaaatattttagAGAGGAGAGACCTTCTGAGCAGGAAGTAAAGCAGAAAGATTCAGTACAGCCCCTCAAAGAGAAAGTTGCTGAGGAGAAGCTTGAGCCAGCTTCTTCCAAGACAGACGAGGCTCCTATTGACACCACAGTAACTCAAGAAGTAGAAGAAGAGGTGGAGCTTGCTGAGGAGCCTGATGAGGTCATGCCAGAACCTAAACCAGCTCTTAATGTGGAAGAGAAGCCAGTGGTGGATACAGCTGAACCAGATGAGGTTGTGGTTGAAAAAGAGGAGGAAAAAGTTGTTGAGAAAGAACAAGTGGAAGTTGAGGAAATCTTGGAAGGGGCAAAAGCTGCAGAAGAAACTGTTGAGCCTAGAGCTGCAATTGAGTCAGTAGTAACAGTGGAAGATGACTTTATTACAGTAGTGCAGACCATTGATGAGAGCGAAGTCTCTGGACACAGTGTACGCTTCTCAGCTCCCCCTGAGGAGGAACATCCACAGCTCCTccaagaggaagaagaggaggaggagtctGTGGAAATGGCACAGGAAGTTGAGATGGAGGCCCCCAGTTTGGAGGAAGCCATAGATGTTCCAGAGCCCATTGAGCCTCCTGTATGTCCAGTTAAGGAGGTAGAAGTACCAGAGAGTGAGGCCCCAACCCAAAGCTATGATGACTACAAAGATGAAACCACCATTGATGATTCCATCTTAGACAGCTCCTGGGTGGATACTCAAG ATGATGATAAGAGCATGGCCACAGAGAAAATTGAACCTCTACCCAGAGTGATGAGCCCTGTCAAGAAACCACCCACGGAGAAACCAGTGAAACAGAGGGGTAAAGGCACCAGGACCAAAGGACGAATCACCACCCCTGAACGCAAACCTGTTCGCAAAGAGCCTCTACCCATCCAGAAAGAtgagatgaagaagaaaaaag CTGTGATTAAGAAGGCTGAGCtcacaaaaaaatctgatattcaGACATGCTCTCCTTCCCGGAAGAGTGTTTTAAAGGCTACCGTAAGGCACCCTAGACCTACCCAACATCACGCGTGTGTTAAGCGGAAACCCACAG TGTCTGCAGATGGTCGACTGCCCTTCAGTGTGGCCAGGCACTCCAGAGACAGAGCATCT ACCTCCAATCCCACAACACTAACAAAGATCCCCACTTCTAAAATTTGGGCAGAGGCTTTGCTGCCAGCCCGGCCGAACTCGGCCAGCTCCTTCAATAAAAGGAGCCCGTTGGTGGAGGCAGATCTTTATGGGCCCCGCCCTTCCTCAGCGGGCCCACATGTATCGCTAAATTCATATGCTGTAAAG GATGGTGGTTCTCGGAGCCCAGAGAAAAGGTCGTCCCTTCCACGGCCAGCATCCATACTAACTCGCCGCCCACACATGGCTGATCAAGAGGAGAGCTCCACTTCCATTACCAGCTCTGGGTCCACTGCACCGCGCAGGCCCACAT CATTCCGTACTGAAGTCAAAGCAGAGCACAGGACAGGCAGGTCTCATAGTATGACAG GTGTAGAGACTGCTCGGTCCCGCTCGGCCCGCAGTGGAACCTCCACACCCCGCACACCCGGGTCCACAGCCATCACCCCTGGAACCCCTCCCAGCTACTCCTGCCGTACTCCAGGCACCCCCCACACTCCAGGCACCCCCAAATCTCTCAGCCTGCTGTCCCAGGAAAAGAGAGTGGCCATCATCCGAACACCTCCAAAATCCCCAGCGACTACACCCAAACAGCTGCGCATCATTAACCAGCCACTGCCTGACCTCAAGAACGTCAAATCCAAGATCGGTTCTATTGACAACATCAAGTACCAGCCCAAAGGGGGCCAG ATTCAAATTCAGTCTAAGAAGATTGATCTTAGTCATGTGACCTCCAAGTGTGGATCCCTGGACAACATTCGCCACAGGCCAG GCGGAGGTAATGTGCGCATTGAGAGTGTGAAGCTGGACTTCAGAGAAAAAGCCCATGCAAAGGTGGGCTCCCTGGAAAACGCCCACCATACGCCTGGAGGAGGACATGTCCAG ATCGAAAGCCATAAGCTGATGTTCCGTGACGTGGCTAAAGCACGCGTGGATCACGGGGCGGAGATTGTGATCGAGACTCTCCGGCTGTCAGGCGGCACCTCCCCTCACCGGCACAGCCACATGTCTTCATCCGGAAGCATCAACATGCTGGAGTCACCACAGCTGGCCACGCTGGCTGATGATGTGACCGCCGCCCTAGCCAAACAAGGCTTGTGA
- the LOC113108378 gene encoding microtubule-associated protein 2-like isoform X5: MADGRQPEDSGPQWSSPGAQGSSSPGGHGENGFSSTYRTCQPGGAHAGSAAPYTKENGFNGDLTSGHAVTAEQVSARIVQEVTAEAVAVLKGEQELHPDTAVRLPSVEDSANLPPSPPPSPAAEHFGPLDQDVGDEEEAGPLRRFQNSRERCKFLAPSISVSVPEDDPYHSDEEYYEHPLFSPEWTRSGSRPPGQAAAFRQIEEEETIESLSAAEEEEEEPSEAAATAAALEEEEEEEEQWSGEEPEQEPPSELLERAEVIGEAQALPGLQAEVHTQAATAADESTNGRAEEAGGQESPAEAVKMEAERPGSERTDPIGMDFTESAMHLDDELPSYQSIARDTDMPESPFAGTCPMEDFGVPPSDQGHAKEPCEAPTEKPDVQSGAVKQPSTETCDSSNIHEVKPEQIEDKQMEITTGDMKDKSGMSAYFETTTIKTDASGSQGEGYYELSAKSEEQNDSVGDLPLPEISYSTLAQTHSLEVQPDLPKSGPDTLHTALPVDRRDDCRLSPGKLALDQRSYSLNITIGAMDHGDAQGHPRNFSPLATDIMSHTSGSLDESADYLPVTTPSLEKLPQFPPLILETTASTTTPSSSPPQETATDVKTSPQSESPESPVQAKSCYKNGTVMAPDLPEMLDLAGTRSRLTSDNTDPEIMRRKSVPMDMSSLVSDSLSHLFKGDQCQMATKREMQLEEQGYCVFSEYSGPMPSPADVHSPMDSSSQIFNTVISEEKETGLIAFGQQECPSTEDLKPTEVVTPQGKLEEEKPKYEESFEIESKPSEKPHAETEQEESDILKTEYLEETKSPTLPDNEKGQLDKQAETFITPKVMVTLEEAKPDFDTGFTLAAETEAEIADYERQIRKLEMEDRPLSVEEERELQELREKVKNKPDLVHQEAYEEIDAEDAYQLTGAAKDRIARPIRPSPASSVESATDEEKMLVSDTEKPRSPREKESLKTDPNRLSPVGSFEKYFREERPSEQEVKQKDSVQPLKEKVAEEKLEPASSKTDEAPIDTTVTQEVEEEVELAEEPDEVMPEPKPALNVEEKPVVDTAEPDEVVVEKEEEKVVEKEQVEVEEILEGAKAAEETVEPRAAIESVVTVEDDFITVVQTIDESEVSGHSVRFSAPPEEEHPQLLQEEEEEEESVEMAQEVEMEAPSLEEAIDVPEPIEPPVCPVKEVEVPESEAPTQSYDDYKDETTIDDSILDSSWVDTQDDDKSMATEKIEPLPRVMSPVKKPPTEKPVKQRGKGTRTKGRITTPERKPVRKEPLPIQKDEMKKKKAVIKKAELTKKSDIQTCSPSRKSVLKATVRHPRPTQHHACVKRKPTVSADGRLPFSVARHSRDRASDGGSRSPEKRSSLPRPASILTRRPHMADQEESSTSITSSGSTAPRRPTSFRTEVKAEHRTGRSHSMTGVETARSRSARSGTSTPRTPGSTAITPGTPPSYSCRTPGTPHTPGTPKSLSLLSQEKRVAIIRTPPKSPATTPKQLRIINQPLPDLKNVKSKIGSIDNIKYQPKGGQIQIQSKKIDLSHVTSKCGSLDNIRHRPGGGNVRIESVKLDFREKAHAKVGSLENAHHTPGGGHVQIESHKLMFRDVAKARVDHGAEIVIETLRLSGGTSPHRHSHMSSSGSINMLESPQLATLADDVTAALAKQGL; this comes from the exons AGCAAGTATCAGCGCGGATCGTGCAGGAGGTTACAGCTGAAGCGGTAGCGGTACTGAAGGGAGAGCAGGAGCTGCATCCGGACACTGCCGTCAGGCTGCCATCAG TGGAAGACTCTGCAAACCTGCCGCCCTCACCTCCTCCGTCCCCAGCAGCAGAGCATTTTGGGCCTTTGGATCAAG ATGTAGGGGATGAGGAGGAAGCAGGTCCTCTCCGCCGCTTCCAAAATTCTCGCGAGAGGTGCAAGTTCCTCGCCCCCTCCATCTCAGTGTCTGTGCCTGAGGATGACCCCTACCACTCTGACGAGGAATACTATGAGCACCCTTTATTCAGCCCAGAGTGGACGCGCTCTGGCTCTCGCCCCCCAGGGCAGGCCGCCGCGTTTAGACAGATCGAAG AAGAGGAGACCATAGAGAGTCTCTCAGCtgcggaggaggaagaggaggagcctTCAGAAGccgcagcaacagcagcagctctagaggaagaggaggaggaggaagagcagtGGAGTGGGGAGGAGCCTGAGCAGGAACCCCCATCTGAGCTCCTAGAGCGGGCAGAGGTCATAGGCGAGGCCCAGGCTCTGCCCGGCCTGCAGGCTGAGGTTCACACACAGGCAGCTACTGCTGCTGACGAGTCCACTAATGGGAGAGCTGAGGAGGCAGGGGGGCAAGAAAGCCCTGCAGAAG CTGTGAAGATGGAAGCAGAGCGACCAGGCAGTGAAAGGACTGATCCCATTGGCATGGACTTCACTGAATCTGCAATGCATCTAGATGATGAACTCCCATCTTACCAGAGCATTGCCAGAGACACAGATATGCCAGAAAGCCCCTTTGCTGGAACATGCCCCATGGAGGATTTTGGAGTGCCTCCAAGTGACCAGGGTCATGCCAAAGAACCTTGCGAGGCTCCAACTGAAAAGCCTGATGTACAAAGTGGTGCTGTGAAACAGCCTTCAACCGAAACGTGTGACTCCAGCAATATCCATGAGGTCAAACCAGAGCAAATTGAAGACAAACAAATGGAAATAACAACTGGTGACATGAAGGACAAATCTGGGATGTCTGCTTATTTTGAGACCACTACAATTAAGACAGATGCCTCCGGGTCTCAAGGAGAAGGGTATTATGAGCTGAGTGCTAAATCAGAAGAACAGAACGACTCTGTTGGTGACCTACCACTTCCTGAAATCAGTTACAGCACCTTGGCCCAAACGCACTCTTTGGAAGTCCAACCAGATCTTCCGAAAAGTGGCCCAGACACACTACACACTGCTTTACCTGTAGACAGGAGAGATGACTGCAGATTGTCTCCTGGAAAACTGGCACTAGATCAAAGGAGTTACTCTTTAAATATCACCATTGGGGCAATGGATCATGGTGATGCCCAAGGACATCCAAGAAACTTCTCTCCGTTAGCCACTGACATCATGTCTCATACTAGTGGGAGCCTTGACGAATCTGCCGATTACCTTCCTGTTACCACTCCCTCACTAGAGAAGCTCCCACAGTTTCCACCACTGATCCTGGAGACAACTGCCTCTACCACAACTCCATCATCTTCACCTCCCCAGGAAACAGCCACTGATGTAAAGACAAGTCCACAGTCAGAGTCTCCAGAATCCCCTGTCCAAGCTAAGAGCTGTTATAAGAATGGCACCGTCATGGCCCCAGACTTGCCTGAAATGTTGGACTTGGCAGGTACTAGATCAAGGTTGACATCTGACAACACTGACCCAGAGATTATGAGAAGAAAGTCTGTCCCAATGGACATGTCTTCTCTAGTAAGTGATTCTTTATCACATTTGTTCAAAGGTGACCAGTGCCAGATGGCTACAAAGAGAGAAATGCAGTTGGAGGAGCAAGGATATTGTGTCTTTAGTGAATACTCTGGTCCCATGCCATCGCCTGCGGATGTGCACAGTCCAATGGACTCATCTTCTCAAATCTTTAACACTGTGATATCAGAGGAGAAGGAAACTGGTCTTATTGCATTTGGACAACAGGAGTGTCCCTCAACTGAAGATCTGAAACCAACAGAGGTTGTTACACCACAGGGAAAACTAGAAGAAGAAAAGCCTAAGTATGAAGAATCCTTTGAAATTGAAAGTAAACCTTCTGAGAAACCTCATGCAGAGACTGAGCAAGAGGAGTCTGATATTTTGAAGACTGAATATTTGGAAGAAACTAAGAGTCCAACTTTACCTGATAATGAGAAAGGACAGTTAGACAAACAAGCTGAAACCTTTATCACGCCGAAGGTGATGGTAACTCTGGAGGAAGCAAAGCCAGATTTTGATACAGGTTTCACACTTGCAGCTGAAACCGAAGCTGAAATAGCTGACTATGAGAGGCAAATTCGCAAATTGGAGATGGAGGACCGACCTTTGAGTGTAGAGGAGGAACGGGAGCTCCAGGAACTCAGGGAGAAAGTGAAGAATAAACCAGACCTTGTGCATCAGGAAGCTTATGAAGAGATAGATGCAGAGGATGCGTACCAGCTCACTGGAGCTGCAAAGGACAGAATTGCTCGGCCCATCAGACCATCCCCAGCATCTTCTGTAGAAAGTGCTACAGATGAGGAAAAAATGCTTGTTAGTGACACTGAAAAACCTAGATCACCACGTGAGAAAGAATCGCTTAAAACAGATCCTAATAGATTATCTCCTGTTGGGTcttttgagaaatattttagAGAGGAGAGACCTTCTGAGCAGGAAGTAAAGCAGAAAGATTCAGTACAGCCCCTCAAAGAGAAAGTTGCTGAGGAGAAGCTTGAGCCAGCTTCTTCCAAGACAGACGAGGCTCCTATTGACACCACAGTAACTCAAGAAGTAGAAGAAGAGGTGGAGCTTGCTGAGGAGCCTGATGAGGTCATGCCAGAACCTAAACCAGCTCTTAATGTGGAAGAGAAGCCAGTGGTGGATACAGCTGAACCAGATGAGGTTGTGGTTGAAAAAGAGGAGGAAAAAGTTGTTGAGAAAGAACAAGTGGAAGTTGAGGAAATCTTGGAAGGGGCAAAAGCTGCAGAAGAAACTGTTGAGCCTAGAGCTGCAATTGAGTCAGTAGTAACAGTGGAAGATGACTTTATTACAGTAGTGCAGACCATTGATGAGAGCGAAGTCTCTGGACACAGTGTACGCTTCTCAGCTCCCCCTGAGGAGGAACATCCACAGCTCCTccaagaggaagaagaggaggaggagtctGTGGAAATGGCACAGGAAGTTGAGATGGAGGCCCCCAGTTTGGAGGAAGCCATAGATGTTCCAGAGCCCATTGAGCCTCCTGTATGTCCAGTTAAGGAGGTAGAAGTACCAGAGAGTGAGGCCCCAACCCAAAGCTATGATGACTACAAAGATGAAACCACCATTGATGATTCCATCTTAGACAGCTCCTGGGTGGATACTCAAG ATGATGATAAGAGCATGGCCACAGAGAAAATTGAACCTCTACCCAGAGTGATGAGCCCTGTCAAGAAACCACCCACGGAGAAACCAGTGAAACAGAGGGGTAAAGGCACCAGGACCAAAGGACGAATCACCACCCCTGAACGCAAACCTGTTCGCAAAGAGCCTCTACCCATCCAGAAAGAtgagatgaagaagaaaaaag CTGTGATTAAGAAGGCTGAGCtcacaaaaaaatctgatattcaGACATGCTCTCCTTCCCGGAAGAGTGTTTTAAAGGCTACCGTAAGGCACCCTAGACCTACCCAACATCACGCGTGTGTTAAGCGGAAACCCACAG TGTCTGCAGATGGTCGACTGCCCTTCAGTGTGGCCAGGCACTCCAGAGACAGAGCATCT GATGGTGGTTCTCGGAGCCCAGAGAAAAGGTCGTCCCTTCCACGGCCAGCATCCATACTAACTCGCCGCCCACACATGGCTGATCAAGAGGAGAGCTCCACTTCCATTACCAGCTCTGGGTCCACTGCACCGCGCAGGCCCACAT CATTCCGTACTGAAGTCAAAGCAGAGCACAGGACAGGCAGGTCTCATAGTATGACAG GTGTAGAGACTGCTCGGTCCCGCTCGGCCCGCAGTGGAACCTCCACACCCCGCACACCCGGGTCCACAGCCATCACCCCTGGAACCCCTCCCAGCTACTCCTGCCGTACTCCAGGCACCCCCCACACTCCAGGCACCCCCAAATCTCTCAGCCTGCTGTCCCAGGAAAAGAGAGTGGCCATCATCCGAACACCTCCAAAATCCCCAGCGACTACACCCAAACAGCTGCGCATCATTAACCAGCCACTGCCTGACCTCAAGAACGTCAAATCCAAGATCGGTTCTATTGACAACATCAAGTACCAGCCCAAAGGGGGCCAG ATTCAAATTCAGTCTAAGAAGATTGATCTTAGTCATGTGACCTCCAAGTGTGGATCCCTGGACAACATTCGCCACAGGCCAG GCGGAGGTAATGTGCGCATTGAGAGTGTGAAGCTGGACTTCAGAGAAAAAGCCCATGCAAAGGTGGGCTCCCTGGAAAACGCCCACCATACGCCTGGAGGAGGACATGTCCAG ATCGAAAGCCATAAGCTGATGTTCCGTGACGTGGCTAAAGCACGCGTGGATCACGGGGCGGAGATTGTGATCGAGACTCTCCGGCTGTCAGGCGGCACCTCCCCTCACCGGCACAGCCACATGTCTTCATCCGGAAGCATCAACATGCTGGAGTCACCACAGCTGGCCACGCTGGCTGATGATGTGACCGCCGCCCTAGCCAAACAAGGCTTGTGA